Proteins from a single region of Parasedimentitalea psychrophila:
- a CDS encoding vWA domain-containing protein, with translation MFQPFFENLRNASVPVSLREYLTFLECLKAGLATYDVEAFYFLARASMVKDERNIDKFDRAFSATFKGLEAIPAQAVMDAVDIPEEWLRKMAEKHMSEEERAEIEALGGFDKLMETLKQRLKEQEGRHQGGSKWVGTAGTSPFGAYGYNPEGVRIGQKESRHQRAVKVWDKREFRNLDGDVELGTRNIKVALKRLRRWVRQGAHEELDLDNTIRSTAEHGYLDVKTRPERHNAVKVLLFLDVGGSMDPHIKVVEELFSAARSEFKHLEYYYFHNCLYEGVWRDNARRWDAQIPTHEVLRTYGPDYKCIFVGDASMSPYEIAYPGGANEHWNPEAGQVWLQRARDRWSSNLWINPLPEKYWDHTHSIKMMREIFADQMVPMTLSGLEKGMKELTR, from the coding sequence ATGTTCCAGCCATTCTTTGAGAACCTTCGCAACGCATCAGTGCCGGTATCCCTGCGCGAATACCTTACGTTTCTCGAATGCCTGAAGGCTGGCCTTGCCACCTATGACGTCGAAGCCTTCTATTTCCTGGCCCGCGCATCCATGGTCAAGGATGAGCGCAATATCGACAAGTTCGACCGCGCCTTTTCCGCCACGTTTAAAGGGCTAGAGGCGATCCCGGCGCAGGCCGTGATGGATGCTGTCGACATCCCCGAAGAGTGGCTCCGCAAAATGGCGGAGAAACACATGTCAGAGGAAGAGCGCGCCGAGATCGAGGCGCTGGGTGGCTTTGACAAGCTGATGGAAACCCTGAAACAGCGCCTTAAAGAACAAGAAGGACGCCATCAGGGCGGCAGCAAGTGGGTCGGCACCGCCGGAACCTCTCCCTTTGGCGCCTATGGCTACAACCCCGAGGGCGTGCGCATCGGCCAGAAAGAAAGCCGCCACCAACGCGCGGTCAAGGTCTGGGACAAACGCGAATTCAGAAATCTGGACGGCGACGTCGAACTGGGCACCCGCAACATCAAGGTGGCGCTGAAACGCCTGCGGCGCTGGGTGCGTCAGGGCGCCCATGAAGAGCTGGATCTCGACAATACCATTCGCTCCACCGCTGAACATGGGTACCTGGACGTCAAGACCCGCCCCGAGCGCCACAACGCTGTCAAAGTGCTGCTGTTCCTGGACGTAGGTGGCTCGATGGATCCGCATATCAAGGTGGTGGAAGAGTTGTTTTCCGCCGCGCGTAGCGAGTTCAAGCATCTGGAATACTACTATTTCCACAATTGCCTGTATGAAGGTGTCTGGCGCGATAATGCCCGGCGCTGGGATGCGCAGATCCCGACCCACGAGGTGCTGCGCACCTATGGCCCAGACTACAAATGCATTTTTGTCGGCGATGCCTCGATGAGCCCATATGAAATCGCCTATCCCGGCGGCGCCAATGAACACTGGAACCCCGAGGCCGGTCAGGTCTGGCTACAGCGCGCACGCGACCGCTGGTCCTCCAACCTGTGGATCAATCCGCTGCCCGAGAAATATTGGGATCACACCCATTCGATCAAAATGATGCGCGAGATCTTTGCCGACCAAATGGTGCCGATGACCCTGTCAGGGCTGGAAAAGGGCATGAAAGAACTGACCCGCTGA
- a CDS encoding DUF2927 domain-containing protein produces MIWRAVLISTLLLGGCNTIPLEPPPTRARIADSALPPVKRFGTTRPLPPQRSNSDMARDFLDLHFKLEGGSSLPVFTRFDQPITLRVTGRPAKNLTPDLTRLLSRLQSEAGIKIHRVDSSNAVITIESVSSAQIRRVLPKAACFVVPNVGSLAEYRRNRRRAKTNWSQLRKRARLAIFIPNDVSPQEVRDCLHEELAQAIGPLNDLYRLPDSVFNDDNVHTVLTGFDMLILRATYAPELATGMTRAEVSARLPAVMRRINPRGASRPSAPLQETPREWVTAVETAIGPNATGQTRRRAANQAADIAKRLGWQDHRRSFSHFILGRMVQGSDPDLAQDHFKTAMRHLGNAPITQLHRAQIAARMAAFEITRGNGRAAQALLRPSIPTAARFENATLLSTLMLLQAEALALSGDFDAARAVRLDSLGWARYGFGSDWAVRARLNEIAALNPNTLTGG; encoded by the coding sequence ATGATCTGGCGCGCCGTCTTGATCTCGACCCTATTACTGGGTGGCTGCAACACCATTCCGCTGGAGCCGCCGCCGACGCGCGCCCGCATCGCTGACAGCGCCTTGCCGCCTGTCAAACGGTTTGGGACAACACGCCCGCTGCCGCCACAGCGCTCAAACAGCGATATGGCGCGTGATTTTCTGGATCTGCACTTCAAATTGGAGGGCGGCAGCTCTCTGCCGGTATTCACCCGGTTTGACCAGCCGATAACGCTGCGCGTCACCGGTCGCCCTGCCAAAAACCTGACCCCGGACCTGACCCGCCTGCTGTCGCGATTGCAAAGCGAAGCGGGCATCAAAATTCACCGCGTTGACAGCAGCAACGCTGTCATCACCATTGAATCCGTCAGCAGCGCCCAGATCCGCCGGGTGTTGCCAAAGGCGGCCTGCTTTGTGGTTCCTAACGTCGGCTCACTGGCCGAATACCGTCGCAACAGACGGCGCGCCAAAACCAACTGGTCACAGCTGCGCAAGCGCGCCAGGCTGGCGATTTTCATTCCCAACGATGTCAGCCCGCAAGAGGTACGCGACTGCCTGCACGAGGAACTGGCGCAAGCAATCGGACCGCTCAACGATCTGTACCGACTGCCGGATTCGGTGTTCAACGACGACAATGTCCATACGGTGCTCACCGGCTTCGACATGCTGATCCTGCGCGCCACTTATGCGCCCGAGCTGGCAACCGGGATGACCCGCGCCGAGGTCTCGGCCCGCCTGCCCGCAGTTATGAGACGCATCAATCCCCGGGGAGCGTCCCGGCCCTCGGCACCACTGCAAGAAACCCCGCGCGAATGGGTGACTGCGGTGGAAACCGCCATTGGCCCCAATGCCACAGGTCAAACCCGCAGACGTGCCGCCAACCAAGCCGCCGATATTGCAAAGCGTTTGGGGTGGCAAGATCACCGGCGGTCTTTCAGCCACTTCATTCTGGGCCGCATGGTTCAGGGATCTGACCCGGATCTGGCGCAAGACCACTTCAAGACAGCAATGCGCCATCTTGGCAACGCCCCGATCACCCAATTACACCGCGCCCAAATCGCGGCCCGTATGGCGGCCTTTGAAATCACCCGTGGCAACGGTCGCGCCGCACAGGCATTGTTGCGACCCAGCATCCCAACCGCCGCGCGGTTTGAAAATGCCACATTGCTGTCCACCCTGATGCTGCTGCAGGCCGAAGCACTGGCGCTGAGTGGTGATTTTGACGCGGCACGCGCCGTCAGGCTGGACAGCCTGGGATGGGCGCGCTACGGGTTCGGCTCAGACTGGGCGGTGCGGGCAAGACTGAATGAAATTGCCGCGCTGAACCCCAATACTTTGACGGGCGGATAG
- a CDS encoding GNAT family N-acetyltransferase: protein MTGQVLIRALRADDRPDWAAMWCDYLAFYETEVSQAIYDSTFARLIGEDPQDFSCFIAEQDGEIIGLTHYLFHRHSWTLDNTCYLQDLYASPKCRGTGVGRALIEAVYGAADVKGNGSVYWLTQDFNQTARRLYDRVGKQTPFIRYQRK from the coding sequence ATGACAGGACAAGTGTTGATCCGCGCGCTGCGCGCCGACGATCGCCCCGATTGGGCCGCGATGTGGTGCGACTATCTGGCCTTTTACGAAACCGAGGTGTCGCAAGCGATCTACGACAGCACCTTTGCCCGCTTGATCGGCGAGGATCCTCAGGATTTCTCCTGCTTTATCGCCGAGCAGGACGGTGAAATCATCGGCTTGACCCATTATTTGTTCCATCGCCACAGCTGGACGCTGGACAACACCTGCTACCTGCAAGATCTATATGCCAGCCCCAAGTGCCGCGGCACCGGTGTTGGCCGCGCGTTGATCGAGGCGGTTTATGGCGCCGCCGATGTGAAGGGCAATGGCTCTGTTTACTGGCTGACGCAGGATTTCAACCAGACCGCGCGTAGGCTCTATGACCGGGTTGGAAAACAAACGCCGTTTATCCGGTATCAGCGCAAATGA
- a CDS encoding AAA family ATPase, translated as MRFQGTKDYIATDDLKIAVNAAVTLERPLLVKGEPGTGKTELARQVASSLGMRMIEWNIKSTTRAQQGLYEYDAVSRLRDSQLGDERVHDVRNYIKKGKLWEAFDADERLVLLIDEIDKADIEFPNDLLQELDKMEFYVYETGETIRAKHRPIMIITSNNEKELPDAFLRRCFFHYIRFPDAETMKQIVEVHHPGIKQALLTTALTQFYEIRNTDGLKKKPSTSEVLDWLKLLLAEDLTPEDLARNGADALPRLHGALLKNEQDVHLFERLAFMARGKR; from the coding sequence ATGCGTTTTCAGGGCACTAAAGACTACATTGCGACCGACGACCTGAAAATTGCGGTGAACGCGGCTGTCACCCTTGAACGACCGCTGCTGGTCAAGGGGGAACCTGGAACCGGCAAGACCGAATTGGCACGGCAAGTGGCGAGCTCGCTGGGGATGCGGATGATCGAGTGGAATATCAAATCCACCACCCGCGCCCAGCAGGGCCTGTATGAATATGATGCGGTCTCAAGGCTGCGCGATAGCCAACTGGGCGATGAGCGCGTGCATGACGTGCGCAACTACATCAAAAAAGGCAAGCTCTGGGAAGCCTTCGACGCCGACGAACGGTTGGTGCTACTGATTGATGAGATCGACAAGGCTGATATCGAGTTCCCCAATGACCTACTGCAGGAACTCGACAAGATGGAGTTCTACGTCTACGAGACCGGCGAGACCATCCGGGCCAAGCACCGTCCGATCATGATCATCACCTCGAACAACGAAAAAGAACTGCCGGACGCGTTTTTACGGCGCTGTTTCTTTCACTACATCCGCTTCCCCGATGCCGAGACGATGAAACAGATTGTCGAAGTCCACCACCCCGGCATCAAACAGGCGCTGCTGACCACCGCGCTGACCCAGTTCTACGAAATTCGTAACACCGACGGGTTGAAAAAGAAGCCGTCAACATCTGAGGTGCTGGATTGGCTGAAGCTGTTACTGGCCGAGGACCTGACCCCCGAGGACCTGGCCCGCAACGGCGCTGACGCCCTGCCCCGCCTGCATGGGGCACTGCTGAAGAACGAGCAGGACGTGCATCTGTTTGAGCGTCTGGCCTTTATGGCGCGCGGCAAACGCTGA
- the dksA gene encoding RNA polymerase-binding protein DksA, translating into MKQELFLPDDYRPAEDEPFMNERQLEFFRRKLLDWKQDLLADSRDTIEALQDNTRNIPDVSDRASEETDRALELRTRDRQRKLVSKIDSAIRRIVEGEYGYCSVTGDPISLKRLNARPIATMSLEAQERHERREKVHRDD; encoded by the coding sequence ATGAAGCAAGAACTGTTTCTGCCGGATGACTATCGACCGGCCGAAGATGAACCTTTCATGAATGAAAGGCAGTTGGAATTTTTCCGACGCAAACTATTGGACTGGAAGCAAGATCTTCTGGCGGACAGTCGTGACACGATTGAGGCACTGCAGGATAATACGCGTAATATTCCTGATGTTTCCGACCGTGCCAGCGAAGAGACCGATCGTGCACTGGAGCTGCGGACCCGTGACCGGCAGCGCAAATTGGTATCCAAGATCGACTCTGCAATCCGCCGTATCGTCGAAGGTGAATATGGCTATTGCAGCGTGACGGGTGATCCGATTTCGTTGAAGCGTCTGAATGCCCGGCCAATCGCTACGATGAGTCTCGAAGCGCAAGAACGTCATGAACGCCGCGAAAAAGTTCATCGCGACGATTGA
- a CDS encoding FAD-dependent monooxygenase — protein MELKGQKITIIGGGIGGLTAALALQRKGAEVTVLEQAEAISEVGAGLQITPNGVAVLAALGLNDDLAWCSQRARAVCLRHYRHGRQVVRLDLDQYAGGQNFYFVHRSDLITMLADAVRRAGVQVRLLQKVERVETGPSPVVHLSRGAQCGGDLVIGADGLHSKARKAFNNPGQPAFTGQVAWRATVPNLMQLPAEAQVFMGPKKHLVAYPLRDGKQVNLVAVQERSAWAKEGWNHSDDPANLRAAFREFGGIAGGLISAVDDVRLWGLFRHPVAKNWYQGHVAILGDAAHPTLPFMAQGANMALEDAWVLTESLIAADTIEAGLKRYQHQRYTRTLRIVEAANHNAWKYHLRAPLAWPAHQALKLGGRFAPQRMVRQFDWIYGHDVTAEVS, from the coding sequence ATGGAACTCAAAGGTCAGAAGATCACGATAATTGGCGGCGGCATCGGTGGGCTGACCGCGGCGCTGGCTCTGCAGCGAAAAGGCGCCGAGGTCACGGTGCTGGAGCAGGCCGAGGCGATTTCCGAAGTTGGCGCCGGGCTGCAGATCACGCCCAACGGGGTGGCGGTACTGGCGGCTCTCGGACTGAACGATGATTTGGCCTGGTGCTCGCAGCGGGCAAGGGCTGTTTGTTTGCGGCACTATCGTCACGGCCGCCAAGTGGTGCGGCTCGACCTTGACCAATATGCCGGCGGTCAGAATTTCTATTTTGTGCATCGCTCGGACCTGATTACGATGCTGGCTGATGCGGTGCGTCGGGCCGGAGTGCAGGTTCGATTGCTGCAAAAGGTCGAGCGGGTGGAGACGGGACCGTCTCCGGTGGTGCATCTGTCCCGCGGCGCCCAATGCGGCGGTGACCTGGTGATTGGTGCCGATGGATTGCACTCGAAAGCCAGAAAAGCCTTTAACAATCCAGGCCAGCCAGCGTTCACCGGTCAGGTGGCCTGGCGGGCGACAGTGCCCAATCTGATGCAACTGCCAGCCGAAGCGCAGGTGTTCATGGGGCCCAAGAAACATCTGGTTGCCTATCCCTTGCGGGACGGCAAACAGGTGAATTTGGTCGCGGTACAAGAGCGCAGTGCCTGGGCGAAAGAAGGCTGGAACCACAGCGATGATCCGGCCAATCTGCGGGCGGCTTTTCGGGAATTTGGCGGCATCGCTGGTGGTCTGATATCGGCGGTCGATGATGTACGTCTTTGGGGGCTGTTCCGTCATCCGGTGGCGAAAAACTGGTATCAGGGGCATGTCGCAATTCTGGGCGATGCCGCGCATCCAACGCTGCCGTTCATGGCGCAAGGGGCCAATATGGCGCTGGAAGACGCCTGGGTATTGACCGAATCTCTGATCGCAGCCGACACTATCGAGGCCGGACTAAAGCGCTATCAGCATCAACGATACACCCGCACGCTGCGCATCGTTGAGGCGGCCAATCATAACGCCTGGAAGTACCACCTGCGGGCTCCGCTGGCATGGCCGGCGCATCAGGCTTTGAAGCTGGGAGGCCGGTTCGCGCCGCAGCGAATGGTCCGCCAGTTTGACTGGATATATGGGCATGACGTAACCGCCGAAGTTTCGTGA